The Brassica oleracea var. oleracea cultivar TO1000 chromosome C6, BOL, whole genome shotgun sequence genome includes a region encoding these proteins:
- the LOC106299185 gene encoding pathogenesis-related protein 5-like: MAGTHILFLVFITSSGIAGTATIFVLENSCPYTVWPGILSGNSTTTLGNGGVPLTPGASVQLTAPPGWSGRFCARTGCSFDASGRGSCVPGVCGGVLNCNRGGFPPAILAEFTVGSGDSEMDFYGVSLVDGFNVKMGIEPLGGTGDCHYAGCLADVNEICPGDLRIMDQNVVGVVAACMSACAAFDSPEFCCTGAHATPQTCGPSRYSTVFKNACPSAYSYAGDATSIFTCSRSNYLITFCPTRS, translated from the exons ATGGCGGGTACTCACATTCTCTTCCTCGTGTTCATCACAAGCA GCGGCATTGCCGGTACCGCCACCATCTTCGTTTTGGAGAACAGTTGCCCTTACACCGTCTGGCCTGGAATTCTCTCCGGCAACAGCACCACCACCCTCGGTAACGGCGGGGTTCCCCTGACTCCTGGCGCTTCCGTACAGCTCACTGCTCCTCCGGGATGGTCAGGCCGTTTCTGTGCTCGCACCGGCTGCAGCTTCGATGCCTCCGGTCGCGGTAGCTGCGTCCCCGGAGTCTGCGGCGGCGTTTTAAACTGTAACCGCGGCGGATTTCCTCCGGCCATTCTAGCCGAGTTCACCGTCGGATCAGGCGATTCAGAGATGGATTTTTACGGCGTTAGCCTCGTCGACGGTTTCAACGTCAAGATGGGGATCGAACCCTTGGGAGGAACCGGAGATTGCCACTACGCAGGCTGCCTCGCCGACGTCAACGAGATTTGCCCTGGCGATCTTCGGATCATGGATCAGAACGTCGTTGGAGTCGTCGCGGCGTGCATGAGCGCGTGCGCTGCGTTTGATTCGCCGGAGTTCTGCTGCACCGGTGCTCACGCGACGCCGCAGACTTGTGGTCCGAGTCGGTACTCGACGGTGTTCAAGAACGCTTGTCCTAGCGCTTACAGCTACGCTGGTGACGCGACAAGCATCTTCACTTGTTCCCGATCTAACTACTTGATTACTTTCTGCCCCACCCGCTCTTAA
- the LOC106299622 gene encoding E3 ubiquitin-protein ligase RMA1H1 — MSLSNEEDVSSNFACNICLEMAREPIVTLCGHLFCWPCLYKWIHFHSQSKHCPVCKAPVKEDSLVPLYGSGKPSSDPRSKPAATIPDRPAAPRLETARPRLRQRHHHESNFFGGFASVPGGARFGNFLL, encoded by the coding sequence ATGTCTTTGAGCAACGAGGAAGACGTTTCGAGCAACTTTGCATGCAACATATGTCTTGAAATGGCGAGAGAACCGATCGTGACACTATGTGGTCATTTGTTTTGTTGGCCCTGTCTTTACAAATGGATCCATTTCCATTCCCAGTCGAAGCATTGCCCCGTTTGCAAAGCTCCCGTCAAGGAAGACAGTTTGGTTCCTTTGTATGGATCCGGTAAGCCATCTTCTGACCCGAGATCCAAGCCCGCAGCTACAATCCCTGATCGACCTGCTGCACCTAGGCTTGAAACCGCTCGTCCTCGGCTCCGACAAAGACATCATCATGAGTCTAATTTCTTTGGAGGGTTTGCTTCAGTTCCAGGTGGGGCACGGTTCGGGAACTTCTTGTTGTAG
- the LOC106297016 gene encoding LOW QUALITY PROTEIN: uncharacterized protein LOC106297016 (The sequence of the model RefSeq protein was modified relative to this genomic sequence to represent the inferred CDS: deleted 1 base in 1 codon), whose translation MLEGDADNSKVINGGGFSQLQSCFGDCSSEEELTVLPRHTKVVVTGNNRTKSVLVGLQGVVKKAVGLGGWHWLVLTNGIEVKLQRNALSVIEAPTGNEEDDDIEVEHIQWNNPSHMISDDSLKTHKAKQRGYRSARLSQKTMCRALSCDSHSKRQSITPRANMKVDLSKLDMPALQRYIQHFNLVDALPNPSKEQLLDIVQRHFMAQEMDELQVIVGFVQAAKGMKKACRWKSKEHRNTDLNKLLDRLTNPTSFGPYPI comes from the exons ATGCTGGAAGGTGATGCTGATAACTCAAAGGTCATCAATGGAGGAGGATTCTCTCAGCTACAGAGCTGCTTCGGAGATTGCAGCAGCGAGGAGGAACTAACGGTGCTTCCACGTCATACGAAAGTGGTCGTCACCGGAAACAACCGTACGAAATCAGTTCTCGTCGGTCTTCAAGGAGTCGTTAAGAAAGCCGTCGGACTCGGTGGCTGGCATTGGCTG GTTTTGACAAATGGAATCGAAGTGAAGTTGCAGAGGAATGCACTTAGTGTCATTGAAGCTCCTACAGGGAACGAAGAAGACGATGATATTGAAGTCGAGCATATACAATGGAATAATCCCTCTCATATGA TATCTGATGACAGTCTAAAGACTCATAAGGCGAAGCAAAGAGGATACAGATCAGCACGGTTATCACAAAAGACAATGTGCAGGGCCTTATCTTGTGACTCACACTCAAAAAGGCAGAGTATTACTCCTCGTGCTAACATG AAGGTTGATCTTAGCAAATTGGATATGCCTGCGTTACAGAGATATATACAACATTTTAACCTC GTGGATGCACTTCCTAATCCATCAAAGGAGCAACTACTTGACATTGTTCAAAGACACTTCATGGCTCAG GAAATGGATGAGCTTCAGGTTATTGTGGGATTCGTTCAAGCTGCAAAAGGAATGAAGAAGGCTTGCAGGTGGAAATCAAAAGAACAT AGAAACACTGATCTTAACAAGCTCCTAGATAGGCTAACAAACCCCACCTCCTTTGGACCTTATCCAATCTGA
- the LOC106296733 gene encoding 30S ribosomal protein S9, chloroplastic, with protein MALSVTNLASSLSSLSFSSQVSHGPNTLSFPRSNYLFSLPAKSARRASLSITATVAAPAEVSEDDTMELKKYVKSRLPGGFAAQKIIGTGRRKCAIARVVLQEGTGKVIINYRDAKEYLQGNPLWLQYVKVPLVTLGYENSYDVFVKAHGGGLSGQAQAITLGVARALLKVSADHRSPLKKEGLLTRDARVVERKKVGLKKARKAPQFSKR; from the exons ATGGCGTTATCGGTTACAAACCTCGCCTCTTCACTCTCTTCGCTCTCTTTCTCCTCCCAGGTCTCTCACGGACCAAACACCCTCTCCTTCCCCAGGTCGAACTATTTGTTCTCACTTCCGGCGAAGTCAGCTCGTCGCGCTTCTCTCTCAATCACCGCCACGGTAGCTGCTCCCGCGGAGGTATCGGAGGACGACACGATGGAGCTGAAGAAGTACGTGAAATCTCGGCTTCCGGGAGGCTTCGCAGCTCAGAAAATCATAGGCACGGGACGGCGCAAGTGCGCCATCGCTCGTGTCGTTCTCCAGGAAGGCACCGGCAAAGTTATTATAAACTATCGCGACGCCAAG GAGTACCTTCAGGGGAACCCGTTGTGGCTTCAGTACGTTAAAGTGCCGTTAGTGACACTGGGCTACGAGAACAGCTACGACGTGTTTGTGAAAGCCCATGGTGGCGGTTTATCTGGTCAAGCTCAAGCGATTACTCTCGGAGTTGCTCGTGCGCTTCTCAAGGTGAGTGCTGACCATAGATCGCCTTTGAAGAAGGAAGGTTTGCTCACTAGAGACGCGAGAGTCGTTGAAAGGAAGAAGGTTGGGCTCAAGAAGGCGCGTAAAGCACCACAATTCTCCAAGCGTTAA
- the LOC106298339 gene encoding pathogenesis-related protein 5-like, with the protein MENLSTFHILFLVFITSGVAVSTTEFTLQNNCPYTVWPGTLTGNGGNILGDGGYQLNPGASVQLRAPPGWTGRFWARTGCNFDSSGNGKCVTGDCGGVLKCAGAGGVPPVTLAEFTVGEKDYYDVSLVDGYNVKMGIKPQGGFGDCDYAGCVSDLNMVCPNELRVMDPQNNVAACKSACAAFNKEEYCCTGAHSTPQTCSPTTYSMTFKKACPDAYSYAYDDETSTFTCAGANYLITFCATGS; encoded by the exons ATGGAGAATCTCTCCACTTTTCACATTCTCTTCTTAGTGTTCATCACAA GTGGTGTTGCTGTTTCCACCACTGAATTCACTTTGCAGAACAATTGCCCTTACACCGTCTGGCCCGGAACTCTCACAGGGAACGGCGGAAACATCCTCGGCGACGGCGGATATCAGCTGAATCCAGGCGCTTCCGTACAGCTCAGAGCTCCTCCAGGATGGACTGGCCGCTTCTGGGCTCGTACCGGCTGCAACTTCGACTCCTCCGGCAACGGTAAATGCGTCACAGGAGACTGCGGCGGCGTTCTCAAATGTGCCGGCGCCGGCGGAGTTCCTCCAGTCACACTCGCCGAGTTCACTGTCGGAGAAAAGGATTACTACGACGTGAGTCTCGTCGACGGCTACAACGTCAAGATGGGGATAAAACCGCAAGGAGGGTTCGGAGACTGCGATTACGCAGGCTGCGTTTCCGACCTCAACATGGTTTGCCCTAACGAGCTTCGTGTCATGGATCCGCAGAACAACGTGGCGGCGTGCAAGAGCGCATGCGCGGCGTTTAACAAGGAGGAGTATTGCTGCACCGGTGCTCACTCCACGCCGCAAACTTGTTCTCCCACGACTTACTCGATGACGTTCAAGAAAGCTTGCCCTGATGCTTATAGCTATGCTTATGATGATGAAACTAGTACGTTCACTTGTGCCGGAGCTAACTACTTGATCACTTTCTGCGCCACCGGTTCTTAA
- the LOC106297017 gene encoding pathogenesis-related protein 5 — translation MANFSSALILLFVFITSSIAVSATVFTLQNSCPYTIWPGILSGNSNTLGDGGFPLTPGASKQLTAPQGWSGRFWPRTGCSFDFSGNGNCVTGDCGGVLKCIGGGVPPTTLAEFTVGTGVSGKDFYDVSLVDGYNVEMGIKPQGGSGDCKYAGCVADVNAVCPNELRIMDPKTGTVAACKSACAAFNSPEFCCTGAHATPQTCSPTRYSAVFKNACPSAYSYAYDDATSTFTCAGANYLITFCPTRS, via the exons ATGGCGAATTTCTCCAGTGCTCTCATTCTTTTGTTCGTGTTCATCACAA GCAGCATTGCTGTTTCCGCCACCGTCTTCACTTTACAGAACAGCTGTCCTTACACAATCTGGCCCGGAATCCTCTCCGGCAACAGCAACACCCTCGGCGACGGCGGATTTCCCTTGACTCCAGGCGCTTCCAAACAGCTAACCGCTCCTCAAGGATGGTCAGGCCGGTTCTGGCCTCGCACCGGCTGCAGCTTCGATTTCTCCGGCAACGGCAACTGCGTCACCGGAGACTGCGGCGGCGTCCTCAAATGCATCGGCGGAGGAGTTCCTCCGACAACTCTAGCCGAGTTCACCGTCGGAACGGGCGTTTCCGGCAAGGACTTCTACGACGTGAGTCTCGTCGACGGTTACAACGTCGAGATGGGGATAAAACCGCAAGGAGGCTCCGGCGACTGCAAGTACGCCGGCTGCGTCGCCGACGTCAACGCGGTTTGTCCTAACGAGCTTAGGATAATGGATCCGAAGACCGGAACCGTCGCGGCGTGTAAGAGCGCTTGCGCGGCGTTTAATTCGCCGGAGTTTTGCTGCACCGGTGCTCACGCGACGCCGCAGACTTGTTCTCCGACGCGTTACTCGGCCGTGTTTAAGAACGCTTGTCCTAGCGCTTACAGCTACGCTTATGACGACGCGACAAGTACGTTTACTTGTGCCGGGGCTAACTACTTGATCACTTTCTGTCCCACCCGGTCTTGA
- the LOC106300975 gene encoding elongation of fatty acids protein 3-like, producing the protein MALQTVKYWLTEHPNIVNFRWSPTQSYASTWFFLFAAVSSYVIAAVSLHILLAVTRRRRGLSLGPIPALHSLAMALISAVIFVGILLSAAAEIRDTRWLWRRTRTTALQWFLCFPVGTRASGRVFFWSYAFYLSRFLHLFRTFFAVIRRRKLSFFQLINQSSLLCISFLWLEYSQSFQVVAILLTTVSYAVVYGYRFWTAIGLRGACFPLVVNCQAVLLGCLTVCHVGVLCIHLVKRGGCNGIGAWLFNSVLNAVISLLYLKFYVKTRSLSQT; encoded by the exons ATGGCGTTACAGACCGTGAAATACTGGCTAACGGAGCATCCTAACATCGTTAACTTCCGTTGGAGTCCAACTCAATCATACGCCTCCACGTGGTTTTTCCTATTCGCCGCCGTTTCATCATACGTCATCGCCGCCGTCTCTCTCCACATCCTCCTCGCAGTCACCCGACGCCGACGCGGCCTCTCCCTCGGCCCTATCCCGGCTCTGCACAGCTTAGCCATGGCTCTGATCTCCGCCGTGATCTTCGTCGGAATCCTCCTCTCCGCCGCCGCGGAGATCAGGGACACGCGCTGGCTATGGCGGCGAACGCGCACCACGGCGCTCCAGTGGTTCCTCTGTTTTCCCGTGGGAACACGCGCTTCGGGACGCGTGTTCTTCTGGTCGTACGCGTTTTACCTCTCTCGGTTCCTTCATTTGTTCCGAACCTTCTTCGCGGTGATACGACGTCGTAAGCTCAGCTTCTTCCAGCTCATCAACCAGTCTTCTCTCCTATGCATCTCCTTCCTCTGGCTCGAGTACTCCCAGTCCTTCCAG GTTGTGGCGATACTGTTAACGACCGTTTCTTACGCCGTCGTGTACGGCTACAGATTCTGGACGGCGATCGGGTTACGTGGCGCGTGTTTTCCGTTGGTCGTTAACTGTCAAGCCGTGTTGTTAGGGTGTTTGACCGTGTGCCACGTGGGCGTATTGTGCATACACCTGGTCAAACGCGGCGGTTGTAACGGTATCGGTGCTTGGCTGTTTAACTCCGTTCTAAACGCCGTTATCTCGTTGCTCTACTTGAAGTTCTACGTCAAGACGCGTTCGTTAAGCCAAACTTAA
- the LOC106300974 gene encoding protein ACCUMULATION AND REPLICATION OF CHLOROPLASTS 3 yields MLLSPIFSFVRVSSSINQPKFVYIPSDSIGAMTISVKLLPVFSTLLRAPLFSPPLPLLPSLGIQFPSAAATSRLNCTARKARRRICVMCLARDSASAEHGAEFIEVLVIGSRKESIMDSCLDSPFPSLPLRFWSISRDSSGDSVLQQRLHHQDNVSKTMNPIELIQSPPKAFILVASAGYGSDQVEAINILSAVRSGGSLAVAVLLRPFSFEGRRRLEEVNELAKKLQQHTSFCIDIDIEILLQKDLVTLDEALRNANNAVSKAINAASSLISGMHGNFIDVVHKDLRELEDSEVTTILESYKEAKVGFGVGHNLKTSILQAIYDCPFFRPGVKDLKAIICIVATSVALQKKDVKTILRTFRQTMEYTGDIIVSTVHEPDLEPKVLVTAFFILSSEEETSSKGNIFSGVLPFVVNIFKKYRSQLQKETSSGLGEAPVAVENSAASSGVQVSNQSVEGFEIDSEELLEVSESGGDSEYLVREEEPSRNSRLGLGDDNIEDYGAIQREPIANWSVDPGYQTEQNRAADSGDTAVLSLGVVNLPVGVRPSKNPNSGLSVASQPSKKAGSRDESFFNSNSSRKGSSDDTASTLLSEKYADFTKQRNLSARAASMLEAERDSSKRWSPIQEMQYRGGLFKGRCQGGLPEGKGRLVLGDGSIYDGMWHNGKRSGLGTFYFKNGDVFQGTWREDLIQGKGWFYFHRGDRWFANFWKGKASGEGRFYSKSGEIFFGQFKDGWRDGQFLCIDVDGTRYSETWDDGVLISRKQMDAGD; encoded by the exons ATGCTCCTGTCTCCGATCTTCTCCTTTGTCCGAGTCTCTTCTTCTATCAATCAACCTAAATTCGTTTACATTCCAAGTGATTCCATAGGAGCAATGACGATTTCTGTGAAGCTTCTTCCCGTCTTCTCCACTCTCCTCCGAGCACCATTGTTCTCTCCTCCTCTACCTCTCCTTCCTTCTCTCGGCATTCAATTTCCATCCGCTGCTGCTACATCGCGATTGAATTGCACCGCTCGAAAGGCGCGTCGAAGGATCTGCGTGATGTGCTTGGCGAGAGATTCGGCTTCTGCGGAACACGGAGCTGAGTTCATTGAGGTCCTCGTCATCGGTAGTCGCAAGGAGTCTATCATGGACTCTTGCTTGGATTCTCCTTTCCCTTCTCTTCCTCTCCGCTTCTG GAGTATTAGCAGAGACAGCTCTGGAGATTCAGTCTTGCAGCAGAGGCTCCATCACCAAG ATAATGTTTCCAAGACCATGAATCCAATTGAGCTTATACAGTCACCTCCAAAGGCCTTCATCCTT GTGGCTAGTGCTGGATATGGTTCTGATCAGGTTGAAGCTATTAATATTCTTAGTGCAGTAAGATCTGGGGGTAGTTTAGCTGTTGCTGTGCTATTAAGACCTTTCAGCTTTGAAGGTCGAAGGCGTCTTGAAGAG GTTAACGAACTGGCGAAAAAACTGCAGCAACATACCAGTTTTTGTATAG ATATCGACATTGAGATTTTACTACAGAAGGATTTGGTAACTTTGGATGAGGCGCTAAGAAATGCAAATAATGCTGTTTCGAAGGCAATTAATGCAGCCTCTTCTCTGATAAGT GGGATGCATGGAAACTTTATTGACGTGGTGCATAAAGATCTTAGAGAACTTGAAGACTCAGAAGTCACAACG ATTTTAGAAAGCTACAAAGAGGCAAAGGTTGGTTTTGGAGTTGGTCACAACCTTAAGACTTCTATTTTACAAGCTATATACGACTGCCCTTTCTTTCGCCCTGGTGTAAAG GATCTAAAGGCCATTATATGCATCGTGGCTACCTCGGTAGCTCTTCAGAAGAAGGACGTGAAAACAATTCTCCGCACTTTTCGTCAAACAATGGAGTACACTGGAGACATCATAGTATCGACTGTTCATGAACCTGATCTAGAGCCTAAAGTCCTCGTCACAGCTTTTTTTATCCTAAG TTCTGAAGAAGAAACTTCCAGCAAAGGCAACATTTTTTCTGGTGTTTTGCCTTTTGTTGTAAATATCTTCAAGAAATATCGTTCACAGCTCCAGAAGGAAACAAGTAGTGGACTTGGAGAAGCCCCGGTTGCAGTGGAAAATTCAGCAGCCTCTTCTGGCGTACAAGTATCTAATCAGAGTGTTGAAGGATTTGAAATTGACTCCGAGGAACTCCTAGAAGTTTCTGAGAGTGGTGGTGATAGTGAATACCTAGTAAGAGAGGAGGAACCATCCAGAAACAGTCGTCTGGGTCTTGGAGATGACAATATAGAAG ATTATGGTGCTATCCAGAGGGAGCCAATTGCTAACTGGAGTGTGGATCCGGGATATCAGACTGAGCAGAATAGAGCAGCTGATTCTGGAGACACTGCAGTGCTTAGCCTGGGTGTTGTCAACCTTCCTGTTGGTGTGAGACCTTCAAAGAATCCGAACAGTGGTCTCAGTGTCGCTAGTCAACCCTCTAAGAAAGCTGGTTCAAGAGATGAATCATTTTTCAACTCCAATAGCTCGAGAAAAGGCTCTAGTGATGATACTGCATCTACCTTGCTATCTGAGAAATATGCTGACTTCACAAAGCAAAGAAACTTATCCGCTCGAGCAGCGTCTATGCTG GAAGCTGAAAGAGATTCATCAAAAAGGTGGAGTCCTATTCAAGAGATGCAGTACAGAGGAGGATTGTTCAAAGGAAGATGCCAAGGAGGCCTTCCTGAAGGAAAG GGTCGTTTGGTACTTGGAGATGGAAGCATATATGATGGGATGTGGCACAACGGTAAAAGATCTGGTCTTGGAACATTCTACTTCAAGAATGGTGACGTGTTCCAAGGCACTTGGAGAGAAGATTTAATACAGGGAAAG GGGTGGTTTTATTTCCACAGAGGAGATCGGTGGTTTGCAAATTTCTGGAAAGGAAAAGCAAGCGGGGAAGGACGGTTCTATTCAAAGTCCGGTGAGATATTCTTTGGACAGTTCAAAGATGGATGGCGTGACGGACAGTTTCTCTGTATAGACGTGGATGGAACAAG ATACTCTGAAACTTGGGACGACGGTGTTCTTATTAGCCGGAAACAAATGGACGCCGGAGATTGA